A part of Rhopalosiphum maidis isolate BTI-1 chromosome 3, ASM367621v3, whole genome shotgun sequence genomic DNA contains:
- the LOC113555927 gene encoding LOW QUALITY PROTEIN: uncharacterized protein LOC113555927 (The sequence of the model RefSeq protein was modified relative to this genomic sequence to represent the inferred CDS: inserted 2 bases in 1 codon), which yields MCSEEEDIYLTPAKLTVKKTIKHRAQKFRPEWLNVDELKKWLCPVNDDPFKAKCKLCNCTMVAELTNXKSHGKGNSHRKIVACKEVKKKPCKTVAYFTTTKTDSKFDVQVKSAEIKLTAFIAEHKIAFLAADHLVDVLKSCFPNSNIAKNLKMKRTKVTTITTNRPSGRKTTQFKNK from the exons atgtgtagcGAAGaagaagatatttatttaacaccgGCCAAattaacagttaaaaaaacaataaaacacagGGCACAGAAGTTTCGGCCAGAATGGCTTAATGTTgacgagttaaaaaaatggttGTGTCCTGTTAATGACGATCCCTTTAAAGCAAAGTGTAAGTTATGCAATTGTACAATGGTCGCTGAGTTGACGAA AAAGTCGCACGGTAAAGGGAATAGTCACAGGAAAATCGTAGCTTGTaaggaagtaaaaaaaaaaccatgtaAAACAGTAGCATATTTTACTACAACTAAAACTGACTCGAAGTTTGATGTTCAAGTTAAGTCGGCAGAGATCAAACTAACAGCGTTTATTGCCGAACATAAAATAGCATTTTTAGCTGCAGACCACCTTGTTGATGTTTTGAAAAGTTGTTTTCCTAATTCAAACAtagctaaaaatttaaaaatgaagagGACCAAAGTAACTACCATCACAACAAATCGCCCATCCGGAAGAAAAACGACACAATTCAAAAA